From a region of the Panicum virgatum strain AP13 chromosome 2K, P.virgatum_v5, whole genome shotgun sequence genome:
- the LOC120686884 gene encoding probable protein phosphatase 2C 70 isoform X2 translates to MGVYLSTPKTDKVSADGENDRVRFGLSSMQGWRATMEDAHAALPDLDDCTSFFGVYDGHGGKAASKFCARHLHKQVLINDANSSGDLPASVYKAFLRMDEMMKGQRGWRELTELGEKGNKISGMLEGIIWSPKGGDSDNLGDGWETEEGPNSNFPGPTSGSTACVAVIRNDQLIVANAGDSRCVISRKGQAFNLSTDHKPDLEGEKERILSAGGFVVAGRVNGSLNLSRAIGDMELKQNEVLPAERQIVTAEPELKTVKLSEDDEFIVLACDGIWDCMTSQEVVDFVHKHLNTEDKLSDVCEKLLNRCVAPTSGGEGCDNMTVIIVQFNKPLSSAATTSTEQPAATAEEMRPNELGGPDDPQK, encoded by the exons ATGGGGGTGTACCTCAGCACGCCCAAGACCGACAAGGTCTCCGCCGATGGGGAGAACGACCGCGTACGGTTCGGCCTCTCCTCCATGCAGGGGTGGCGGGCCACCATGGAGGACGCG CATGCTGCTTTGCCGGACCTTGATGACTGCACTTCCTTTTTTGGTGTTTATGATGGCCATGGAG GAAAAGCTGCATCTAAATTCTGCGCAAGACATTTGCATAAACAAGTCCTCATAAATGATGCAAATTCATCGGGTGATCTACCTGCTTCTGTCTATAAAGCTTTCTTAAG AATGGATGAGATGATGAAAGGTCAGAGGGGGTGGAGAGAATTGACTGAGCTCGGAGAAAAGGGGAACAAGATTTCGGGTATGCTAGAGGGCATAATATGGTCCCCCAAGGGTGGAGATTCAGATAATCTAGGGGATGGATGGGAAACCGAGGAG GGTCCGAATTCAAATTTTCCTGGGCCAACATCTGGAAGCACAGCTTGTGTGGCTGTCATAAGAAATGATCAACTCATTGTTGCAAATGCTGGGGATTCCCGGTGTGTTATCTCGCGTAAAGGTCAG GCGTTCAATTTGTCCACGGATCACAAGCCGGATCTTGAGGGAGAAAAGGAGAGGATTTTGAGTGCCGGTGGATTTGTTGTTGCTGGGCGGGTCAATGGAagtctgaacttgtcaaggGCGATAG GTGACATGGAACTGAAGCAAAATGAGGTTTTGCCAGCTGAGAGACAGATTGTGACTGCTGAACCTGAGTTGAAAACA GTCAAGCTTTCTGAGGATGATGAATTCATTGTTTTAGCATGTGATGGCATATG GGACTGTATGACAAGTCAAGAAGTGGTTGATTTTGTACATAAGCATTTGAACACT GAGGATAAGCTATCGGATGTGTGTGAGAAGTTGCTCAACCGCTGTGTGGCACCTACATCTGGTGGCGAAGGATGTGATAACATGACTGTTATCATTGTTCAGTTTAATAAACCACTCTCTTCAGCTGCTACTACTAGTACCGAGCAGCCTGCAGCAACTGCAGAAGAGATGCGGCCAAA cgagctcggcggCCCAGACGACCCCCAGAAGTAG
- the LOC120686924 gene encoding hydrophobic protein OSR8-like, with the protein MANGCTFLEVLLAIVLPPLGVFLRFGCCSMEFCICLLLTILGYVPGIIYAIYVLVALDSDRHEREYYTLA; encoded by the exons ATGGCGAACGGCTGCACGTTCCTGGAGGTCCTCCTCGCCATCGTCCTCCCGCCGCTCGGCGTCTTCCTCCGATTCGGCTGCTGCAGC ATGGAGTTCTGCATCTGCTTGCTGCTCACAATCCTTGGCTATGTCCCTGGAATCATCTACGCCATTTATGTCCTTGTTGCCCTCGACTCTGACAGGCACGAGAGGGAATACTATACCCTTGCGTAG
- the LOC120686884 gene encoding probable protein phosphatase 2C 70 isoform X1 yields the protein MGVYLSTPKTDKVSADGENDRVRFGLSSMQGWRATMEDAHAALPDLDDCTSFFGVYDGHGGKAASKFCARHLHKQVLINDANSSGDLPASVYKAFLRMDEMMKGQRGWRELTELGEKGNKISGMLEGIIWSPKGGDSDNLGDGWETEEGPNSNFPGPTSGSTACVAVIRNDQLIVANAGDSRCVISRKGQAFNLSTDHKPDLEGEKERILSAGGFVVAGRVNGSLNLSRAIGDMELKQNEVLPAERQIVTAEPELKTVKLSEDDEFIVLACDGIWDCMTSQEVVDFVHKHLNTEDKLSDVCEKLLNRCVAPTSGGEGCDNMTVIIVQFNKPLSSAATTSTEQPAATAEEMRPKI from the exons ATGGGGGTGTACCTCAGCACGCCCAAGACCGACAAGGTCTCCGCCGATGGGGAGAACGACCGCGTACGGTTCGGCCTCTCCTCCATGCAGGGGTGGCGGGCCACCATGGAGGACGCG CATGCTGCTTTGCCGGACCTTGATGACTGCACTTCCTTTTTTGGTGTTTATGATGGCCATGGAG GAAAAGCTGCATCTAAATTCTGCGCAAGACATTTGCATAAACAAGTCCTCATAAATGATGCAAATTCATCGGGTGATCTACCTGCTTCTGTCTATAAAGCTTTCTTAAG AATGGATGAGATGATGAAAGGTCAGAGGGGGTGGAGAGAATTGACTGAGCTCGGAGAAAAGGGGAACAAGATTTCGGGTATGCTAGAGGGCATAATATGGTCCCCCAAGGGTGGAGATTCAGATAATCTAGGGGATGGATGGGAAACCGAGGAG GGTCCGAATTCAAATTTTCCTGGGCCAACATCTGGAAGCACAGCTTGTGTGGCTGTCATAAGAAATGATCAACTCATTGTTGCAAATGCTGGGGATTCCCGGTGTGTTATCTCGCGTAAAGGTCAG GCGTTCAATTTGTCCACGGATCACAAGCCGGATCTTGAGGGAGAAAAGGAGAGGATTTTGAGTGCCGGTGGATTTGTTGTTGCTGGGCGGGTCAATGGAagtctgaacttgtcaaggGCGATAG GTGACATGGAACTGAAGCAAAATGAGGTTTTGCCAGCTGAGAGACAGATTGTGACTGCTGAACCTGAGTTGAAAACA GTCAAGCTTTCTGAGGATGATGAATTCATTGTTTTAGCATGTGATGGCATATG GGACTGTATGACAAGTCAAGAAGTGGTTGATTTTGTACATAAGCATTTGAACACT GAGGATAAGCTATCGGATGTGTGTGAGAAGTTGCTCAACCGCTGTGTGGCACCTACATCTGGTGGCGAAGGATGTGATAACATGACTGTTATCATTGTTCAGTTTAATAAACCACTCTCTTCAGCTGCTACTACTAGTACCGAGCAGCCTGCAGCAACTGCAGAAGAGATGCGGCCAAA AATTTGA